The Deinococcus misasensis DSM 22328 region TTTGCTGATCCCACCTGGACCGTCCCACGGGTGCGGGACATGATTGGACTCCAGTTTGGCGTCTGGTACCACAGGAGTCATGTGTTTACCCTGCTCAAACAGTGGGGCTTTTCCTACCAGAAACCTGACCATCGGGCCATTGAGCGCAAAGAGGATCAAATCGCCCGTTGGATCACGACCCAGATTCCAGAAATTCAAGAAAAGGTGCGGCTGGGAGCCACTCTGGTCTTTTTGGACGAAACAGGTTTCAGTTTGAAAACCACCACACGCAGAACCTGGGCCACTCGGGGCAAAACCCCACTGGTCAAAACCCGAATGAATTGGGAAAAGCTTTCGGTCATTGGAGCCATCACCAGCACAGGAAAATTCTTTCAGCATACTGTTCTGGGCTCCTTCAAAGGACCCCATGTTGCCACATTCTTGGAGCACATCCTCAAGCACATCTCTGGAGACCTCTTGATTGTGCTGGACAACGGCGGTATCCATAAGACCAAAGCCGTGCAAGACGTGATCACCAGGCATCCAAGACTACAGCTGGTTTTCCTGCCTCCTTATGCTCCAGAGTTGAACCCTATTGAGCACCTCTGGGCCTATGTGAAACAGCATTTCCTGGGAAATCGGTTGTCGAAGAATCTCCAAGAGCTGAAGTCCAGACTCCGTCAAGCCTGGGGGAAGGTCCGAAGGTTAAATCTATCCTCCTACTGCGCCTCAGGACTCTGGAAAACGACCTCAGCCAAAGAGCCGAGTGACAGCATCACCGCTGCTGCTGGACAATAGGAGCTGTGATTTCATTTTTGGAATGGATAATGACAGGCAAGTTTCATGGCCTGTCGCTTGGGGCTACTCTTCAAGAAGTCAAAGCGGTGCTGGGAGAACCTGAAACTTATAGCATCACCAGGCGACCGGATGACCCTTTCATCAGCAAGTATGGTCGTCTACAGATCACCTTTGTAGAAGGCCTGGCAGAGAACCTCTATGTCAATGTAAGGGGTTATGGTCAGGATCCTGATTTCGCGGCTGACTGGCCATT contains the following coding sequences:
- a CDS encoding IS630 family transposase codes for the protein MAWRPGHLSRMQLEERRLHFAQTYLTGKYNHQQLCDFYGISPSTLFLWKRRLRQYGLSGLKARKPPGRPRILSAQQQAQLQTWVQEVATEHGFADPTWTVPRVRDMIGLQFGVWYHRSHVFTLLKQWGFSYQKPDHRAIERKEDQIARWITTQIPEIQEKVRLGATLVFLDETGFSLKTTTRRTWATRGKTPLVKTRMNWEKLSVIGAITSTGKFFQHTVLGSFKGPHVATFLEHILKHISGDLLIVLDNGGIHKTKAVQDVITRHPRLQLVFLPPYAPELNPIEHLWAYVKQHFLGNRLSKNLQELKSRLRQAWGKVRRLNLSSYCASGLWKTTSAKEPSDSITAAAGQ